Proteins from one Catenuloplanes atrovinosus genomic window:
- a CDS encoding NADP-dependent oxidoreductase: MKAVRFHEFGGPDVLRYEDAEQPVPGAGQVRIRVAATSFNGVDGNIRAGYMQGPIPVRLPHTPGIDVAGTVDAVGDGVDEVAVGDRVIGFLPMTGPGAAAEYVIAPADILTGAPKNIPLADAAALPLVGLTAWQALFDHGKVTAGQRVLINGAGGAVGGYAVQLAAEIGARVIATASPRSAERVRAAGADEVIDHTTTDVIAAVTEPVDLVLNLAPVAPEQLAALVTLIRDGGALVNTTVWMPAPSDEARGVRGIDLFVRSDADQLADLAARVSTGELRVEVAERVALADLPALHARAGAGELPGKTVVLAS; this comes from the coding sequence ATGAAGGCAGTGCGTTTTCACGAGTTCGGCGGTCCGGACGTCCTCCGGTACGAGGACGCCGAGCAGCCGGTTCCCGGCGCCGGTCAGGTCCGGATCCGGGTGGCCGCGACCTCGTTCAACGGTGTCGACGGCAACATCCGCGCCGGCTACATGCAGGGCCCGATCCCGGTCCGGCTGCCGCACACGCCCGGCATCGACGTCGCGGGCACGGTCGACGCGGTCGGCGACGGCGTGGACGAGGTCGCGGTCGGCGACCGGGTCATCGGCTTCCTGCCGATGACGGGACCCGGTGCGGCCGCGGAGTACGTGATCGCGCCGGCCGACATCCTGACCGGGGCGCCGAAGAACATCCCGCTGGCCGACGCGGCGGCGCTGCCGCTGGTGGGCCTGACCGCGTGGCAGGCGCTGTTCGACCACGGGAAGGTGACCGCCGGTCAGCGCGTGCTGATCAACGGCGCCGGCGGGGCGGTCGGCGGATACGCCGTGCAACTGGCCGCGGAGATCGGCGCGCGGGTGATCGCCACGGCCAGCCCGCGCAGCGCGGAGCGGGTCAGGGCCGCGGGCGCGGACGAGGTGATCGACCACACCACCACTGACGTGATCGCGGCGGTGACCGAGCCGGTCGACCTGGTGCTCAACCTGGCGCCGGTCGCGCCGGAGCAGTTGGCCGCGCTGGTCACGCTGATCCGCGACGGCGGCGCCCTGGTCAACACCACCGTGTGGATGCCCGCACCGTCCGACGAGGCGCGCGGCGTACGCGGCATCGACCTGTTCGTCCGCAGCGACGCCGACCAGCTCGCCGACCTGGCCGCCCGGGTCAGCACCGGTGAGCTGCGCGTCGAGGTGGCCGAGCGGGTGGCGCTGGCCGATCTGCCCGCGCTGCACGCCCGGGCCGGCGCCGGCGAGCTGCCCGGCAAGACCGTCGTCCTCGCGTCCTGA